The DNA window AGGTTCAATTAAGAACGCAATAAATGGAGAGTAAGACTCTAATCCTTTATCTTTTGTCATGTTGTAGTGAGAAAAAGCTCGTTTTACGGGGTCGCGTATCATCACAATAAATTTAGCATGCGGATTGAACACAACACACGCTTTCAGGAATGCAGGGTGGAATAAAGTAATGGGCGTACTATCTAAAATATACCCTTCACCTGCGTAGTGTGATAATTTTTTAGCATACTTTTGCCTAGCAAAGTCCGTTTTATCGCTAGCAGCAGCATATTCAGGATCATCAAATACGTGCGCCTCTTTGCCCTCAACCATACAAATATCGGGGTGCTGACTTAAAAAATGTGCCATGGCGGTCGTGCCGCATTTTTGAAAGCCAATAATATGGACATTTGGCACGGGAAACGTTGCTATTTTTTTTTGCATTGATTAGTTTGTTGCTGTATTGATAAGCTTCCATTTGAGACAAGGATACACCGTAATGCTGGGGCACGACAATAAACATCATAAAAGTGTGTCCTTTATCAGGCACTATCACGGGTACACTGGCGGTCATCAAAAAGTACGTGATTACATTCAGCACTTTTTAGACCTTAACTGGCAAACTAATCTATTTGTGGACGGTCAGTCTGCAACTATGTCCAACCTCTTTGAAAATATTTCTGGAGTTAATTACCAGAAAGTTTACGAACCTAGCAATTCCGACCTTGTGTTTTTAGCGGGCATGGATTGGCAAGACTTCCTTGCACTTGGCCTTAGCAATAAACCTGTTATTAACTTAATACAGCATGTTCGCCACGCCGACCCAGAAAATCCGTTATTTCAGTTTTTGTCACAACCAGCAGTGCGTATATGCGTATCAAAAAGTGTTAAGCAAGCGATACTGCCCCACGCTAATGGCCCAGTGCATTTTATTCCTATGGGACACAAAATAGCTGCTAAGCCACTTCACAAGTCAAACGACTTATATATATTAGCGAATAAACAGCCAGAATTAGGGAGGCGTTTGGCGAGCTATTTTTCAGAGCAAAATGTGACAGTGATATGTCATGACCATTATGTTGAAAAACAAGCGGTATTGAGCGCTATGGCATCAAGTAGAGTGAGTTTAACCCTACCCCACCATACTGAAGGTTTTTACTTGCCGGGGATTGAAGCCATGGCACTGAGTGATATTGCAATTGTACCGGATTGCGTGGCAAGTATTGAATACAGTAAACACTACAGTAATGCTCTTCGCTGCGCCTTGGAGTTTGAGAGTATTATTAGCACCACCAAAAAAGCGCTTCAATTAGCCCACTCAGCCGCCCAATTATGGCTTCGTAAGCAAAGAGGTAAAGCATTGCTTGCTAAGTATTCGTTACTAACAGAAAGACAAAATCTGCAAAAAATCATTAGTGCTGAGTAAGTTAGTTATTTGCCGTTTAGGCCAATATAGCTTCAATACTTTGTACAATTTCATCTTGGCTGTATAAGCCGAAACAGTCCATTTGCATAATAGCGTTTTGCTGGTGTTTGAGCTTTAGAATTATATCATCTGAATAGACGCGCGTTTTTGCTTCAAGAGACAGTGGCTTTGTTTGCACCACGTTGGCCGCGTTAAATAACGCTTGCCCGTTTGTTTTTATAATATCCTCATAACGAATAATTGTTGAATTTGCCGCGACAAATTGGCGTGCAAACCACTGATAAATTATTAATTGCCGTTGCAATTCGTCTTTTTGTGATGACAGCACTTGCTTCAAAGAAGCATCATTATTCTCACCCGCAGGTAGGCTTCCTTTTGATACGGGAAGATTAACGGTCCACCAAGACAGCAGTACATCTACTGGATTTCGCACAATACAAGTCACGTTAAAGTGTTCGGATAGTTCTGATAGAAAAGCTGTAAAAAGAGCATTTTGCTTTATAAATAATTGTATATCTTTACCAATATATTTAGGGACTTTAATTTTACCGCGTTTAGCAATGACTTCTCGTTTGCCCTTAACCACAGATAAGCCAACTGGATTATCGATTTCTAAACCGGCATTGTCACCATGCTCAAATTCGGTGCCTTGGTATAAGGCTTGTTGAAAATCGTTATACTTTTGAGAAACGACTTTCACTACATTGCTGCTATTTAAATTTAATTGACTTGGATTTATAGGCTCATGTAAGGCAACGATGTTATTTTGTTGATTAAGTATATGACAACATAATGTTGTGCCAGAGCGAGGAATGCCAGTGATGAGATATTTCATTGATTAAACAAATACGATTACTATAGATATAAAAAAGGCCAGCATAGCTGGCCTTTATCATTATTTTTCAGATATTACTGACTAACGACTAGGGCTACAGTATCTGTAGACTCGTCAGACAAGTTAACAGTCTGAGTCGTTGCTGTAATGTTACCAGAAGTTGCTTCAATTTCGATCGTAGCAGAAGTTCTAGTTTTACCTGTTAATGTAACTAAATCAGTTGCTTTGATTGAAAGTACTGAGTTACCGGGAACAGTACCCGTTGCAGCAGTACCGGCTACAGCAGTAGTGCCATCTTCAGAACGGAACGAAGTTGTGTAAGCAGCTGGGTTAACACCTTTGTTTATGATGTAAACACGCTGGTTATACGAATCGAAAGTCGTTAAGTAAGGAATGGCAATTGAAGTTGTATCATAAACGATAGAACCTAAGTCATTCGTAATAGCATCATCAACTAAAGTAACAGAATAAGAACCGCGATTGATTACTTCTTTAGTTACAGCATTATTTACACAAAGATGCACTTGGTCAGTAGTCACGTCAACAGTGCCTGCAGTAGTTGCAGTAGATTCTGTAGCATTCAACGTTAGCGCTTCCGATACCGCACCACATGTTGCTGCAGCAGCACCAAACCACGTACCGAATGTAAAGTCACCAGTAAAGCGAACTGCTTGCGATGCATCTAACACGTCTGCTAATGCAGTAGGTGCAGAAGCTGGAGTCAATGTTCCGGTTGATAAATATGTTGTACCCACTGAAGCAGCAACTCCACCAACAGTCGCCAAAGTAGCACTGATGCCTGGGTTTGTGCCAGATGTAGTAAATTCTTTAAAGTCTTTAGCTACGCTTGCAGTAGAAGTAGTTGCAGCCGCTACCACACCAGTAGTCGTAGCTTTCACAGTTGCAATTGCACCAGATTTAGTGTAGAGCGCACCAGTACCGCCAACAGCAGTAGTTAGTGTTTCATGCATTGTGTAAGTCAACGTTGCTGGAGCTGTTTGTGAAATTTCTAAGCCGGCAATCGCTAGCGTAAAATCATTGGCAATAGCAATTGCATCCGCAAGGTTAGCATCAGTTGTGACTTGAAAAACAGCCGATGTACCTTTGTCAGCGCCACCAGATAGCAAAGTAATACTTGGAGCTTGAGTAGGACCCGCAACGGACAGCGAAGCTGACGCGATACCAGACAGAGTTGTAAATCTTGCATTCGCTAGCTGGATTCGAACGTAACGAGTCGTCGCTTGCGGCACTGCAAAACCTGCATTAAAAACTGTGTTAAGCTGGTTTCCGGCAGCAGCAACAGTCAAGAAACCATCGCGCAGGTTAGCTGCTGCGATTGCTTCTTGGGCATAGTTAACTGTTGGTACTGTCGTTAGATCGATATCAACTGCCGCGTTCGCAGATGCTGTGAATAAAGCTGCAATTGATACAGCTAGTAATTTTTTGTTTAGCATTTAAAACCCCTAAGAGTGTAGTTAAGTATTCGTTTGTCGTGGCGCACTGCCAACATAATATTCTGGAGGACGTTGCACCAGACATCCCTTTTAGAGTACAACACTGAATTCCAGCGTTCAACTTTTTTTATCAATTAACCTGTTGCTCAATTTAACAACATTGCAGGTCAAGGGTCATACTCTGTCTGTAACAAAACCTTTGGTGTCAACCAGAATGCTAATTTATAACATGCTGCTGATTTTTATCAAGTATTATTTTTTAGGCTTAGGTATTAAAACAGGCTCTTTAATCATGTAGCTTTAGTTCTCATTTTCATCAAGTTAGTTAAGGCTTGATGACCATGGGTGGGTTATTGCCGCTGCCAACGTGAATAAGGCAAACAATTTGATTCTTTAATTTGCTTTCTTTCGCCTGACCTAAATCAATTTCATTTTGTAATTTGCTGTTTGTTATGGGATAAGATACCATCACGCTAAATTGTTGGCCGCCCAGTGTTGAAAGATGTTGTTCAGATAAGCCCGCAATGCTCGGTTCAACTAAATAAGCATCAGATAGCGTGGAGAACCAAAGGCCACTGTCTCTCATTTCTATCAGCCTATCGATAGAAGTTGGCCAAAAAATTCGCCAAAGAGATATTGGTACTTGATTAAGATTGAGTACCGAGGAACGTTGCAGCGAACAATGTGACAAGAAGTCAGGGTGCAATGTAAGAAATGCTTGCCAATGTTGTACTAAGAATAATTCACTGCAACTTTGTAATAAATAATTGCGAATATTTTGATAATTTTTGCCATCTTTCCCAGCGGGTTTTTGTGTGTAGTCCCCATCAGCATAATCAAACAGACTATCTAGCATTCTATTAGTCTGCAAAGCATCTTGATTTTGGCTTTGTATCCATTTTTTTAACCAGCGCTGGCCGCTTGTATTAACCGATAACAAACCTCGTTGACTTTGAATGCTATAGCTAAATTGCTTTTGCTCAAATTCATATACGTGGCCATCCACACGAATTTCATCACCCACAATAAGATTGATAAATTGGTCATCTTCATTTCGAGCAAAGCCTTCGGGATTAATGCCTTGACTGATACCCGCAATGGTTAAGCGCTGTGTAGCTAGCAAGTATGTTAATTGATTGGCTTTAGAAATTGCTGCGGCCTTGTTACGTAAGTTTTCCTTGGCGCTAACCGCTAAGTTTAGTCGCGACTCCAGCAAAACATTCGCACCTGTAATCACAAGACTAATGATCAGCAGCAGTACCAGTACAGCAAGCAACACAATACCTTGCTGCTTTGCATGCGTCTTGCTGAAACTTTTTCGCGTGTACCTTATATTAAAACTCATATTGACCAAACAAAATCATTTCTGGCGGTATTTCAACATTCACAGGATTAATTGGTGTAGCTAACAACCAGATTGTCGAACTGCCATCAGTAGGATTAGATTGTTCGACCATAATTGAAACAGCTTCGGGTAACATGGCCTTTTTGGGTGTAAATGTTGATTGCCACTCATTATCAACTATGTAGTTAAAATACGCGGGGGCGTTAAATGTGTGTACTTTAATCACGGTTTGCGTGTGCTGATTGCGATACCACAGGTCATAGATAACCTTAGATTGCTGGATTCCAGACCGAGCAAAAGATTGCGATTTTATCTCCCATGTAATGTAGCTAGGAATGTTAGTCGAGTCGTCAAGTGGCGCGTTAGTGATCATACTAAGTTTGCTGGCAGTGCCGTTGAAAACCGCATTATCGGGGTGATATAACAATGCGCCTTGAATACTCCGGCGAAACCATTTGGCGGCCAAATTGACGGATTGATTTAGTTGCTTTTGTTCTAGTTTTGCAAAGCTTTGCCATACGATGGGCAAAGCGGAAGCTAGTAATCCCGTGGTCATTGCCAATATCACTAACACCACTAGCATTTCAACTAAGGTGAATCCCACATTAAATGAGCTATTTTTAGAAGAGTGTGAACGCCGATATTTTACCATATTGATGACTAGCGCTCTTCATCAGGAAAGTTTACTTGCCACTGTTTTACTTGTTCTGTATTTATTCGTGTAATGAGGCTACTACCTTGATAAATATCAAGGCTGACATTAAACAATGCCACGTTCCAATTTGGCTGTCTTTTAAATACCTGATCTTGGCTTTGCTTAATTAGCTCTGCGCGCCATTCAACCCGGTGCTGATTAATGTTCAATTCACCCTGCCTGGTTTGCTCAAACGTTTGTAGCGATAATATGTCCAAGCTCTGCTCAAAAATCTCATCAGCCGCAAGATGTTGACCGATTTTGTCCACTGTTCGCTGAGCAGTGCCTATCCATTCGCTCACTAAGGCAATCGCAAAGGATAAAATAACCAAAGCAACTAGCGATTCAAGCAAGGTAAAGCCTGATTGTCGGTAAGCACCTTCGCTAGCTTTCATCATTTTGCCTTAACTCGGTTAATTCACAGTAAGGCGAGGTAACGTTGAAATACATAGTCTCATCAGATTCATTTATGATAGATACTCTGCTGGTGTGACAATAACCATTGTTTTGTATTAATAACGCTGGCTCAAACAGCATTTTAAAGTCTAAGGGCTCTGCCAAAAACGTATTAATTTGCGCTTCTGAATCGATTATTATTTGCTGCTGCAATAAACTGGCATTTAGGGCTATGCTGGGCAAAACACCGCGCACTTTACTAATATCGTCAGCTCGCTGGCTAGCATTAAGGGTCGCAAACAAATTGGGGCCGGCAACTGCCGCTATCAAACCGGTTATGACTAATACAACTAAAAGCTCAATCATAGAAAAACCAAGCTGCCTGCCCATTAATGTTATATTAGCTTTGGGGTACATAACCCACATCGGCATTTAAGCCCTCACCACCCGCTTTATTATCTGCGCCGTAACTATAAAGGTAAAAACCTTGTGGTGCATTGGCGTCTGTTTGATAAACGTAATCAACACCCCAAGGATCAAGCGGTAAGGTCTCACTTAAGTAAGGTCCGCTCCAATACTGCGCATTTTCTGATGGTGCTACATTTAAAAACTTTAAGTCTGTTGGATAACGACTATTATCAAGCCGATAAGTTTGCAATGCCATTTTAAGCATTTTTACTTGTGTTTCTGCTGTTCTGACTTTTGAAGTATCAACTTTGCCTAAAAACTGTTGCCCTACTAGTCCGGCTAGCAGACCTAATATTACCAATACAACAAGAAGTTCTATCATGCTGAAACCACTTTGCTTATTCAAATGCTGAACCTTTTTTCTATTTTCAATTTGATATGCTTGATGCATATGTGCGTGTTCCTTAATTAATTACTTAAAAACTACTGAGCGTAGCCTCGCTTCTAGCTTGGTTCTAAATATCAATGTTAGTTGTAGCTGTTATTGCTAATATTATACCAATTATCATCGTCCCGATAAATATACCGACTACTAGTATGGCAATAGGTTCCATTAGCGTAATGACCTTTTTCATCCTGCGTTTACACGATTCATCGTGCAATTTAGCCACCGCTTTTAACATGTTGCCGAGTTGTCCGGTTTTATCGCCAACAGCAATCAGGTTCATTGATGTTGCCGGAATTAATCTCGCTTTTTTTAATGCTTCACTAAATGCCATACCGGATTCAATATCATTTACCATGTTAAGCGCGCGTTGCTTGCGTAACTTATAATCAGATGCATGTGCCGCTAAGGTCAAAGCTTCAATTAAACTGACTTTAGCTTGCAGCATTGCAGAGGAGAGCGCAGCCCACCTTGCAGTATCTTGCTCACTTAACCATTCACCAATAACGGGCAAGCGTAATGAAGCATTAGCAACTGCACTGCGCACCTCTGGATGACGCAGGATTAATCCTACGGTAATTATCAGCAAAGCAATAACGGTGGCGATAATAAAAGGCGACTGATTCACTGCTCTACCCGCAGATAATACCCAATATGCGAGCAATGGAAGTTCTTTGTCACCATCAAGCATATGACTAAATTTGGGTACCACCGCAAAAAATATTATTAACATTGCTGTGATACCAGAACCAATGAGCACTAGAGGATAAGTTATCGCGCTTTTAATGTCTGCTCTAATCGACTCTTCATACTCCATTTGCTGCGATGCATTGTTGAGTGCGAGTGTTAATTGTCCGCTCAACTCACCGGCTTTGACCAAAGGCGATACAAAACTAGGAAAAGGTAGCAAAGATGAGTCAATCGCCTCTGAGAATTTCTCTCCCGCTTCAACCTTCGCCGCAATTTCTTTAAAGCCCTGCGATATGCGCATGTTTTGATCACTTTCAGCAAGTGAATAAATGGCGTCGATTAATGAAACACCAGCTTCTGTTAAGGTGGCTAATTCTTGAATAGGTAAAACTAAATCACTTATTTTAACTTTTTTCCCTGTGATTTTTTTTTCAGGGTTAATGCTTAAGGTTACTGCCTGTATTTCTTGCTCACGCAACTGTGCGTGAGCGTGTTGCAATGTACTGGCATCAATAACGCCATGCACACGCTGTTTCGTTTTGGTCTCTATGCCTTGGTATAGAAACTTCATATTACCTCATCTTCGGTGGCACATACCCTAAGTACTTCTTCGACACTTGTAATGCCCTGTGCCGCTTTTAATAAGCCATCATTGAATAAGTTGCGTGCGCCATCTTGTTTAGCTTGAAGACGTAATTTAGCAACGCCCGCTCCCGCGCTTATTAACTCCCTTAATGCGGGGGTTACTTCAACTAATTCATAAATACCTATACGACCTTTATACCCTTTGCCATGACATTTTGGGCAACCAACAGCCTTGCGCCATGTGCCTTCTTTACTTGCTTCAGGCATAAAAC is part of the Glaciecola nitratireducens FR1064 genome and encodes:
- a CDS encoding sulfotransferase family protein, with translation MQKKIATFPVPNVHIIGFQKCGTTAMAHFLSQHPDICMVEGKEAHVFDDPEYAAASDKTDFARQKYAKKLSHYAGEGYILDSTPITLFHPAFLKACVVFNPHAKFIVMIRDPVKRAFSHYNMTKDKGLESYSPFIAFLIEPWRMKGWRKALPLCPFAHAYRDHSYLTRGRYKSQFDLLYQLVDANQVLVVEQSVLASEHSKTLERVFQFLSLEPKNIPKEDVFTGQQKTSQNIAATLLAKLYFWLFS
- a CDS encoding glycosyltransferase, producing MLGHDNKHHKSVSFIRHYHGYTGGHQKVRDYIQHFLDLNWQTNLFVDGQSATMSNLFENISGVNYQKVYEPSNSDLVFLAGMDWQDFLALGLSNKPVINLIQHVRHADPENPLFQFLSQPAVRICVSKSVKQAILPHANGPVHFIPMGHKIAAKPLHKSNDLYILANKQPELGRRLASYFSEQNVTVICHDHYVEKQAVLSAMASSRVSLTLPHHTEGFYLPGIEAMALSDIAIVPDCVASIEYSKHYSNALRCALEFESIISTTKKALQLAHSAAQLWLRKQRGKALLAKYSLLTERQNLQKIISAE
- a CDS encoding sulfotransferase domain-containing protein, which encodes MKYLITGIPRSGTTLCCHILNQQNNIVALHEPINPSQLNLNSSNVVKVVSQKYNDFQQALYQGTEFEHGDNAGLEIDNPVGLSVVKGKREVIAKRGKIKVPKYIGKDIQLFIKQNALFTAFLSELSEHFNVTCIVRNPVDVLLSWWTVNLPVSKGSLPAGENNDASLKQVLSSQKDELQRQLIIYQWFARQFVAANSTIIRYEDIIKTNGQALFNAANVVQTKPLSLEAKTRVYSDDIILKLKHQQNAIMQMDCFGLYSQDEIVQSIEAILA
- a CDS encoding PulJ/GspJ family protein, whose product is MVKYRRSHSSKNSSFNVGFTLVEMLVVLVILAMTTGLLASALPIVWQSFAKLEQKQLNQSVNLAAKWFRRSIQGALLYHPDNAVFNGTASKLSMITNAPLDDSTNIPSYITWEIKSQSFARSGIQQSKVIYDLWYRNQHTQTVIKVHTFNAPAYFNYIVDNEWQSTFTPKKAMLPEAVSIMVEQSNPTDGSSTIWLLATPINPVNVEIPPEMILFGQYEF
- a CDS encoding type II secretion system protein encodes the protein MKASEGAYRQSGFTLLESLVALVILSFAIALVSEWIGTAQRTVDKIGQHLAADEIFEQSLDILSLQTFEQTRQGELNINQHRVEWRAELIKQSQDQVFKRQPNWNVALFNVSLDIYQGSSLITRINTEQVKQWQVNFPDEER
- a CDS encoding type II secretion system protein, with the protein product MIELLVVLVITGLIAAVAGPNLFATLNASQRADDISKVRGVLPSIALNASLLQQQIIIDSEAQINTFLAEPLDFKMLFEPALLIQNNGYCHTSRVSIINESDETMYFNVTSPYCELTELRQNDES
- the gspG gene encoding type II secretion system major pseudopilin GspG translates to MHQAYQIENRKKVQHLNKQSGFSMIELLVVLVILGLLAGLVGQQFLGKVDTSKVRTAETQVKMLKMALQTYRLDNSRYPTDLKFLNVAPSENAQYWSGPYLSETLPLDPWGVDYVYQTDANAPQGFYLYSYGADNKAGGEGLNADVGYVPQS
- a CDS encoding type II secretion system F family protein codes for the protein MKFLYQGIETKTKQRVHGVIDASTLQHAHAQLREQEIQAVTLSINPEKKITGKKVKISDLVLPIQELATLTEAGVSLIDAIYSLAESDQNMRISQGFKEIAAKVEAGEKFSEAIDSSLLPFPSFVSPLVKAGELSGQLTLALNNASQQMEYEESIRADIKSAITYPLVLIGSGITAMLIIFFAVVPKFSHMLDGDKELPLLAYWVLSAGRAVNQSPFIIATVIALLIITVGLILRHPEVRSAVANASLRLPVIGEWLSEQDTARWAALSSAMLQAKVSLIEALTLAAHASDYKLRKQRALNMVNDIESGMAFSEALKKARLIPATSMNLIAVGDKTGQLGNMLKAVAKLHDESCKRRMKKVITLMEPIAILVVGIFIGTMIIGIILAITATTNIDI